In Alphaproteobacteria bacterium, one genomic interval encodes:
- the leuC gene encoding 3-isopropylmalate dehydratase large subunit, producing MSGTTLFEKIWNDHAVLTTEDGYTLLYIGRHLAHDGSGHAFGFLEKRGLKVRRPELTFATPDHGVPTTSHRLEDITDPVQRRAVETLTKNAANHNVTLFDLGDSRQGIVHVVGPEQGITLPGLVMVCGDSHTSTHGALGALAFGIGASDVFHVLATQTTWQRKPDAMRVTVEGKRPFGVTAKDIILSIIAEIGANGAARHVVEYAGEAIRALTVEERLTVCNMSIEAGARAGIVAPDETTFAYLEGRPFAPKGKDWEKALDQWRALPSDPDATFGREVTMDASTFAPMLTWGTSPEDALPITGTVPDPDAESNPERRMALRATLDYIGLKPGTKLEDVPVDRVFIGSCTNSRIEDLRAAAAVARQGKAKVPAMISPGSTLVKLQAEKEGLDDVFRKAGFEWRESGCSMCVGMNGDLVAAGERCASTSNRNFPGRQGKGARTHLMSPAMAAAAALTGRFTDVRTFAEKG from the coding sequence ATGAGCGGTACGACACTCTTCGAAAAGATCTGGAACGACCACGCGGTGCTCACCACCGAGGACGGTTACACCCTTCTCTACATTGGCCGTCACCTGGCCCATGACGGGTCGGGACACGCCTTCGGCTTTTTGGAGAAGCGCGGCCTCAAGGTGCGGCGGCCGGAGCTGACCTTCGCGACGCCCGACCACGGGGTGCCGACGACGAGCCATCGGCTTGAAGACATCACCGACCCGGTGCAGCGGCGCGCAGTGGAGACGTTGACCAAGAACGCCGCCAACCACAACGTCACGCTTTTCGATCTCGGCGATTCGCGCCAGGGCATCGTCCACGTCGTCGGACCCGAACAGGGTATCACCTTGCCCGGCCTGGTCATGGTCTGTGGCGATTCGCATACCTCGACCCACGGCGCGCTGGGGGCACTGGCCTTTGGTATCGGTGCGTCCGACGTCTTCCATGTACTGGCCACGCAAACGACGTGGCAGCGCAAACCCGACGCGATGCGTGTCACCGTCGAGGGCAAACGCCCCTTCGGCGTGACGGCCAAGGACATCATTCTGTCTATCATCGCTGAGATCGGAGCCAACGGCGCCGCGCGACATGTCGTGGAATATGCCGGCGAGGCGATCCGCGCACTGACCGTCGAGGAACGCTTGACGGTCTGCAACATGTCGATCGAAGCCGGCGCACGTGCCGGCATCGTTGCGCCCGACGAAACGACGTTCGCCTATTTGGAGGGACGCCCGTTCGCGCCGAAAGGGAAAGACTGGGAGAAGGCGCTGGATCAGTGGCGGGCGCTACCCTCCGACCCCGACGCCACGTTCGGTCGCGAAGTAACGATGGATGCGAGTACGTTCGCACCGATGCTGACCTGGGGCACAAGCCCCGAAGACGCGCTCCCCATAACCGGTACCGTCCCCGACCCTGATGCCGAGTCCAATCCCGAGCGGCGCATGGCGCTGCGCGCGACATTGGACTACATCGGACTGAAACCCGGAACCAAACTCGAAGACGTGCCGGTCGACCGAGTGTTCATCGGATCGTGCACCAATTCGAGGATCGAGGACTTGCGGGCTGCGGCGGCCGTCGCGCGTCAGGGCAAGGCCAAGGTCCCGGCAATGATCTCGCCAGGCTCGACATTGGTGAAGCTGCAAGCGGAGAAAGAAGGACTAGACGACGTCTTCCGCAAAGCCGGTTTCGAATGGCGCGAATCCGGGTGCTCAATGTGCGTCGGGATGAACGGCGACTTGGTCGCGGCGGGGGAACGCTGTGCCTCTACCTCCAACCGCAATTTCCCCGGTCGCCAAGGAAAGGGTGCACGCACCCACTTGATGAGCCCGGCGATGGCGGCGGCGGCGGCGCTGACGGGGCGCTTTACCGACGTGCGTACCTTTGCCGAGAAAGGCTGA
- a CDS encoding amidohydrolase family protein: MYDLLIKGGTVVDGTGTDARTADVAVTDGKIAEVGKISGTAKRTVDADGLLVTPGWVDIHTHYDGQVTWDPLLTPSFWQGVTTAVMGNCGVGFAPARPDGHDWLIGLMEGVEDIPGAALAAGVKWDWETFPEYLDAVERHPHAIDVGCQIAHGPLRAYVMGERGARNEPATPADIEEMARVVTDALHAGALGFTTSRTLLHLAVDGEPVPGTWAREEELMAMGHAIAAAGHGIFELAPAGISGDDLIAPAKEMAWMRKVAAETGVPVTFLFGQNNKAPDAWREMLKECEAAAAAGARVYPQVFGRPTTLLFSFQGPNQFIRFPTYAALNTLPPAEKLARLRDPEIRAKILGEADPVDDALADMIQDAWAETYVMGDDFDFEPPTSQTVLAIAKREGSDPRAVAYDEMLRNDGTNYLMFCGLNYSQGSLDALHEQLTHPLSIIGGGDGGAHVSYICDANVPTFLMTHWARDRSRGPRIPLETVVKKLTSETATLYGLHDRGVLATGMKADINLIDFDRLHASKPFMVNDLPTGAQRLMATAEGYVKTFVSGRVVQENGAETGARPGKLVRGKAAA; the protein is encoded by the coding sequence ATGTACGACCTTCTTATCAAGGGCGGGACCGTCGTTGACGGGACGGGCACCGATGCGCGGACTGCCGACGTGGCGGTAACCGACGGGAAGATCGCTGAGGTCGGCAAGATTTCGGGCACAGCCAAACGGACCGTCGACGCCGACGGCCTGCTGGTAACCCCGGGGTGGGTCGACATCCATACCCACTACGACGGACAGGTCACGTGGGATCCGCTACTGACCCCGTCGTTTTGGCAAGGGGTCACGACCGCCGTCATGGGAAACTGCGGCGTCGGCTTCGCCCCGGCACGGCCCGACGGCCATGATTGGCTGATCGGCCTGATGGAGGGCGTCGAAGATATCCCCGGTGCCGCGCTGGCCGCTGGGGTGAAATGGGACTGGGAGACGTTTCCGGAATACCTCGACGCCGTCGAGCGCCACCCCCATGCGATCGACGTCGGATGCCAGATCGCCCACGGGCCGCTGCGCGCCTACGTCATGGGCGAACGCGGCGCACGCAACGAACCAGCAACACCGGCCGACATCGAGGAAATGGCACGGGTTGTTACCGACGCCCTTCATGCCGGGGCCCTCGGCTTCACGACCTCCAGGACACTGCTGCATCTTGCCGTCGATGGCGAGCCGGTGCCGGGCACCTGGGCACGCGAGGAGGAGTTGATGGCGATGGGCCATGCGATCGCCGCCGCCGGACACGGCATATTCGAACTAGCCCCCGCAGGTATTTCCGGTGACGACCTGATTGCCCCCGCCAAGGAAATGGCTTGGATGCGCAAAGTAGCGGCGGAAACCGGCGTGCCGGTGACTTTCTTGTTCGGCCAAAACAACAAGGCGCCCGACGCCTGGCGTGAGATGTTGAAGGAGTGCGAAGCGGCTGCCGCCGCCGGGGCCCGGGTTTATCCGCAAGTCTTCGGCCGTCCGACAACGCTGCTGTTCAGCTTCCAAGGGCCCAACCAGTTCATTCGCTTTCCGACCTACGCCGCCCTCAATACCCTGCCGCCTGCCGAGAAACTCGCCCGCCTACGCGATCCCGAAATTCGCGCGAAGATCCTGGGCGAAGCGGATCCGGTCGACGACGCCCTCGCCGACATGATTCAAGATGCCTGGGCCGAGACCTATGTGATGGGCGATGATTTCGATTTCGAACCGCCGACATCGCAAACCGTCTTGGCCATCGCCAAGCGCGAGGGCAGCGATCCGCGCGCGGTCGCCTACGACGAGATGCTGCGCAACGACGGGACCAACTACCTGATGTTTTGCGGCCTAAATTACAGCCAGGGCAGCCTCGACGCGCTGCACGAACAGCTCACCCACCCGTTGTCGATTATTGGCGGTGGCGACGGTGGCGCTCACGTCAGCTACATCTGCGATGCGAACGTCCCGACATTCCTGATGACTCACTGGGCGCGGGACCGTTCTCGGGGTCCGCGCATCCCGCTCGAAACAGTGGTCAAGAAACTGACATCCGAGACAGCAACGCTGTATGGTTTGCATGACCGTGGGGTCCTCGCGACGGGCATGAAGGCCGACATCAATTTGATCGACTTTGACAGGCTCCATGCGTCCAAGCCGTTCATGGTCAACGACCTGCCGACGGGGGCCCAACGCCTGATGGCAACCGCCGAAGGATACGTTAAAACCTTCGTGTCCGGTCGTGTCGTTCAGGAGAACGGTGCAGAAACCGGCGCACGCCCGGGTAAACTCGTTCGCGGCAAAGCCGCGGCCTGA
- the leuD gene encoding 3-isopropylmalate dehydratase small subunit, with protein sequence MEKFTTLTAVAAPMDRPNIDTDQLLPARFLRRPRAEGFGDVLFIDQRLKDDGTPNPDFVLNQPAYKDAHIIVADRNFGGGSSREGAPWALLDYGIRCVVASSFGDIFYNNSLKNGLLPVRLPEDAVKAIRRQLHDQPGATVSVDLAKQTVTAPDGVVHSFDIEPFRKQSLLKGLDDIGMTMEHEAQIDAFEAGFRDRHPWLFRHA encoded by the coding sequence ATGGAAAAGTTCACCACCTTGACTGCCGTTGCAGCGCCGATGGACCGGCCCAACATAGATACAGACCAACTTCTGCCGGCACGCTTCCTGCGCCGCCCCCGCGCGGAAGGGTTCGGCGACGTCCTCTTCATCGATCAACGTCTGAAAGACGACGGGACTCCTAATCCCGATTTCGTGCTGAACCAACCGGCCTACAAGGACGCACATATCATTGTGGCCGACCGCAATTTCGGCGGCGGGTCGAGCCGCGAAGGCGCGCCGTGGGCCCTGCTGGACTACGGCATCCGCTGCGTCGTCGCGTCGAGCTTCGGCGACATTTTCTACAACAACTCGCTTAAGAACGGGTTGTTGCCGGTGCGCCTGCCCGAAGACGCTGTGAAGGCAATCCGCCGCCAGCTCCATGACCAACCGGGCGCGACCGTCTCGGTGGATCTCGCGAAACAGACGGTGACCGCACCCGACGGCGTCGTGCATTCCTTCGACATCGAACCGTTCCGCAAGCAATCCTTACTCAAAGGGCTGGACGACATCGGGATGACCATGGAACACGAGGCGCAGATCGACGCATTCGAGGCGGGCTTTCGCGATCGTCACCCCTGGCTGTTTCGTCACGCCTAG